AGAGTACCCTTAGAGTAATTGCTTGGTTTCGTCAACACCTTGGTAAAAATCCCGGAAatcgggggggggggggggggggggggcggcGGCGCATTGAGCTTAATTAACATCTGGGCATGGGGTCTAGGGTTCCGTGTGATGGTAACACCCCGCAGGTTCCTAACCATACCGTGTTGGCGACCTTCTCTCTTCGTTATGAAGTAAAAAGATAAAGGAGTTTTGGGCTGAATGGAAAAGGAAATGATAAGCAGTAGCAGTTGTTCTCTCTTTACTTATACAGAGCTGGTTTCTTTTAAATGGGGAGAAGCTTAGGATGCAGGGTCTTTTCGTTTAGGCAGGTGTGGAGAAGGCTATGGACATATGGAATTTTAAAAagggacttttttttttttaaaacacgaaagtacaatttttttctctttgcaagaaattaaatgaaaatgaaaatactgTATGATAAAGATTATATACACTTATAGTAACAGTAAAAAAGttagtatttaattttttttaagttaatgcataaaaatttgttaatgaattaAATCTTAAGGAGAAATAAGTCATTTGacctttaaattttaacaaaagataTGAAAGTGTAGTTAAATATGAGTGAACAGTGCTACGATAACAAGTTAGGCTTGTGAGCCATGTTAAGCCTAAAGTTGGCACAATAGTGAGTTTCATATCGGACCGACCCGTAAAAAATATTAGGCCTGTGACATGGTTCTATATATAGCCTCGTATCGCATTGAGCCCTTAACTGGCcactctattaattttaataaaaataattttttaaattatatttttcaataaaagaaaatatgttaaaaaattaaattataattaaaaataagagaaatttatttacaattgGTGAGTTAAGTTCTTATGATTAATCTCATTAATATAGAATccaaaattttggtttgattgaattttatactttgtttaacttttatttatagtgagtgattaaatttttttagatattggATATTTTTATAAGTGTTTCAAATCTAAAAGAATGTAATTACTCACTTTTttcatcaattataaataaatgattaaattatgctcgaatcaaatttaaattttgattatctcACATATATGAGATTGATCCAAagaattcaacttatttttttaagtccaaaatttacttttcttaaaaaaatttataatttttcatattgtaattattattttatttatttatgtagttttaattttttttaaatattggacTCAATATCATATCAGGTCAAGTTAATCTATAGGCCTAACATGCTTTATTACAATAGCGAGACGTACTTGTTACGCTGAGCTAAAATAAACGGGTTTGGGTCTAAATGCGGttttaaaacaatgaaaaatattactgttaaaaaaaaaaggtaaaaactaATTGATCCCCCCTTTATATACTTAAACCCACATAAAtgacataataaaacttttatttaattattttaataatgaattgaaataaaaagtaattaactttttaaatttcccTCTCTTAccgttattattatattgtaatatatcaaatattaaatatttaatatattatataatagtgTGTATAAATTAGAGGTGATTGAGTATACAtctcattataatttttgttttgataacaaaatttttcatccgaattaaattatttttttaaagtcgagtagataaaactttatatttgatcaTGAAAAATCGTGGAACAAAATTTGAACCGACGCTATTTTGTACGTTTAACCCCTCATGTATCAGTGGAACAACTCAATTGTAATTTGTACGGGTGAAAGAAACaacttcattaaatatattaaaaggaGATATAACATtacaaataacaacaaaatataaacaagtggCAGCTAAAAGTAAGTTCACTTTCCTACGTTTACATCTTAGGCTGTTGGGTCCTTGTAGgcatttaatttatctaaaaaatttggAATATAATTTGCCGTAAGAACACTTACAAGCATAAAAATGATAAACGAAATCCTTACAGTGACACTATCGGTGAAGTAAAAAGTTTCAAGAATAGAAGTATAATACGATAATGCCATCAGAGAAATCAATGTGAGAATGATTCTGCAAAATGGGAGGCCAGTTACGAGAATCGAAATTAGGCACACAGACGTAAAAAAAGCCAATGAATTACAGATCACAAAAACTAATTGTTGTGTAGACCCCAGAATCATATTCCCTGCATGGTGTTGTTCAGAAGGCTCTGTACTAaagatggtggtggtggtgttacTGATAGCGGTAGTGGTGGTGTTACTGATAGCGGTGGTGGTGTTGGTGTTACTGATAGCGGCGGTGGTGGTGTTACTGATACCAGTGTTGTTCGCTGCAGGCTGCAGTTTGCCGTCATCTGGCCAATATCCTCCGGGGGGAGTTAGAGCAGCTTGATATGTAGCTGTGGCGGTCAAAATTGCCACTACAAGTAGTATATTTCGCACTTTAAGAGGAACTTCATTTACGCTTAGGTGAAGCAGCCataattttctcaaaattatatcTGAACACGATAAGGCATCAgaaaactttttgaatttcGAAGTTTTTTCTGAACCTCTTAAAGGCGGATGGAGTTCAGATGCAGTTTTAGCTTTAGCAGTAAGTAGAATGTCCCCAACTGCTGCATCTACCAAACCTTGAGCTTGGCGTTCGTAGAACATGTCCAAAGCTGTCAAACCATTACTGTTCTCTATATTCACTTTCATACATCCAATCAACAGCTTCACCACCTTTATTATTGAGGAGATAAGGAAATATTAGAAGtttatgtaaagaaaatgacaagtcaAATCGGATGCTCACCTCAGGTTGATTTGCAGATACTGCAGTATGCAATGCATTGTTTCCGTCCTCGTCCTTACTGTACAGCATCTCTTCTTTGTTGAAGTATCGAAACCATCCCAACAACACTTTAAAGGCATTCAAACTCGCGTTTTTTATGGCGACATGGACGGCAGTTTCAGATTTAACAgtcaaatcttttattgatgatGGACAAACATGCAAAAACTCAGCCAAACTGGATTCATCATCTAGTTGAGCTGCATAGTGCAAAGGAGTAACCATTCCCTTTGCTTTAACACGGACAAGCTCACTGTCATGTTTTATCAACCATGATACAATTTTCTGGTACTTCAACTCCAAATCCGGATCACAAGGATTCAGCCCTTTCTGCAGGTGCTTCCCTTCCAAAGCCAAATGGAGGGGGCTACGCCCAAGATGGTCTCGCTTCCAAGCAAATGATGGCATTAAGTTTAGTATTTCCATGGCGAAATGGATCTTTCCTTGGCTTACAGCTGTGTGTAAGGGAGTAGTCACAAATAGTATCTTATCAATATCCGCCAAACATATAGATCCTTCATAagttctgaaaataatttatcgACATCTCCTACCGCCGCCAGATCCTGCAGCCCCTTCAACCTCTGATCTTCCAAGCTGTTGATGCCCATTCTACAATTTTTCTTCAGATCGGGGTGGTTAACAATATTGCAAATATTGTAGTGCCAGAGAATAAGGAACGCATTCTTCATTTTTATAGAGAACTTGGTACATGTTATCTTactatccaaaaaaaaaaaaaattacataacatGTTCTCACAAAGGTTtggatttaaaatattttttccctcctatttaacataaataatattttctcacataaaataacactctgtttgaaaaaattaacggtataatgttaaaataataattttaacatccaataattttgaaaaaaaaaaacaataattttctaattaattctaaatgttttaaatatgataatttaatccttaaaaatgtttaaaaactcacatatcaatttttgaaatctttttaaacctctatatattttgaaacttcaataatcataatttgttatattttatttaattttttaaggtgtagtcaatttttaaactattggggcaaaatgatattttgaaattttcaaaagatccaaatctttttttccaaatttcctATTACCCCCAAATAAAAAGACCCTAAtgtttctaaaaattatatatgattatatgacaAAGATATCCTTATTTATAAGAAGAGAGGAAGAAGGGGTaagagtgaaaaagaaaaaaaaataaaaggcttcttgtataatttagatatttaaaatattgtttttaatctttgttaatttaaggttatatgataattttgaaaaaatgatatagtCATGATAAAATGGTAACTTTACTTTCTCATgttgttatttcattaatagaatttaattttaagtgaaaaaatattatttacatttgGATTTATACGATAAAGTGTTATTAATGTcaatgagcaatattatgtgtatccattttgagtacataattgtATAcgcacttatatgtgtcatcatatgattgagtattattttatccttatttaaaATCAGTCAACcatgtgatgacatatataaatatgtatatatttatatatccaaagtgaatacacatagttttattgaatagaGCATATGAGTGAAAAGTGTTTTAAGGTCATATGCTGGTGAGAcaacaaaagatttattcccacccaaggtataatgAAAACCCAAAGTAACCCCCACCAACTTTCGAAAACTTAAATACCAACTCATCAGTTAGTTTTGGTTGTTACagttagaaataaaattatcatttaaaatttttatttaagctaataaaaagttattttttttccctccttagttttaaaaactaataattttccctgtcttaattttaaaaaattaatatttcaccttcactatatatgatttttagggttttattatttaaaatgaacAGTCACCcccctcaaactttgaaacattacaTTTACCCCCAAAAACTTCATTCCATCTTCCCAATGACTGTTCTTCTCAACGTTCCTCTCTGACGGCATCTCCCTCCTTCTCTGGTGGTTGTTTGGTGTggaaaccaccaaaaatttgatcaaaattgtcaaatttttagCATGAATCTGTGTGTCCATCAACACACAAATCGTTGCACAGATCTATGTGTCACAAATTCGTTTGTGAAAATTTGACCATTTCGATCAAATTTTCGGTGGTTTCCACGTCAAGAAACCACCAAGGAGGAAATACTACCAGAGAAGAATGTCAGAAAAATGGAATAAAGTTTTTGAggtgtaaatgcaatgtttcaaagtttgagaggGGTAGTTGttcattctaaaatatcaaaccctaaaaactatatatagtatggatgaaaaattaattttttaaacttatgctagaggagaaattattagtttttaaaactaaggagaaaaataactctttctttatttaaataaaaattttaaatgtcaattttttctttgattataatagccaaaactaataaattgataggtatttaggttttcaaaagttaattaaaatCACCTTGAGTTTTCACTGAAGATTAGAGTAAGAACAAGtcattttggccaaaaaaacaaattgaaagaGTTCCAATTAAATAGCCATTCAACATGGACAGTATATATTAAACTATGACTTTAATCTTGCagccttaaaaaatatttagtatttaaaataataatacatccATGTCTCTCTCGTTGACAAGATATCCtcgttataataaaatattttgtatttaaaataataaaaataatagttttaaaataataataatacatccAATTGGCTTGACTGTAAATTAATGTTCAGCGTATAATCTAAATTACCTTGTCATGGAATTTGCAGTTTGGATTTTCACATTATATTTGTgtcatataaatttgaatttcaaattggaGACTTTCAATCTTAGCTCAATAtgaactaaaattattaaaaaatttgtaactcTAATCTAATCTAAACTATGGTTCGGGTTAACTTGCCATACCCAAATTGACCTTAAATTACTgtgtttctaatattttaatttttttttctaaattaccACCCCCTACTATAATCAAAACACATCATATAAAAACTGTCTTGTTTGCAAAGTGTTCAAAAAATTACATGCCAAGAACCtttaaaacatgaaataaaattttaattaaaatcaagaatTATAGAAGTAACTACAACTTTATGAGATGCAATTATCGGCAATATCTTAGGATTTTAACTATTGCTTATACATGTTCCTGAACATTTATTCGGTATATTCTTAACAAATTCTGCCACAGTAATATTTCTTTTAACATTTAGGTTAATTCAAAATAGTTCAAGTTATCTTGATGTTAATTtgaatatgatttgatttaatttcaagtcGACAAAGACACcctatctataaaaaaaaaaaaagtgtgggtgaaaaagaaaatgaaataagatactttttatacaatttgagtatttaaaactttttttttaatttttgtccatTTAGAGTTATatggtaatttttcaaaaataaaataataaagatgaaataataattttattttttcataatgttgttttgttgaGTTGTTCTGTTATCTAGTCAAATAATATCCCTATTGTTAAGGGTggtattttctgtttgttttagTCTTTCCACGTCTCTAGGAGTTGTTAGACGTGGGTTGCTTATTTCTTGGTCAAGCTGTTATGTAAGGCTATTTAAGAGCCAATGTTTTTCTCATTTCTGAATAAGACGAAATCTTCAGTACCAATATTCTTTTCATAagcttttcttttgttattaacatttggtatcagagccatcaccatGTCTTTCAGTTGCAATCGTACGGTGCGGGTGGTGACGCTGGCATTGTagtgttcgcccggggctagcagggagctagcacacagccagcccgcgtgggcgccggggctgcggagcgtggtggtaagttaagatcccaagtgcaaggtatgagacttggatcccatattggaaagtatgagcaactagtgtggggtttctatggccttgggctctcccatctcaacagctagcttttgaggtgtggttctcctgaggttcgtatcatttggtatcagagctccATCACAGGGCctgattaaaatttgaagcaGCAATCTTCAACAATGACGTCAGAGAGTTCATTTGTGCAGCCATCAATTCCAAAGTTTGATGGGCACTACGATCATTGGGCAATGCTCATGGAAAACTTCTTGCGTTCAAAGGAGTATTGGGGTTTAATTGAGACTGGAATTCCTGCAGCAGCAGAAGGTGCAATGCTTACAGATGCACAGAGAAAGAACATTGAAGATCAGAAGCTGAAAGACTTAAAGGCGAAAAACTATCTATTTCAAGCATTAGATCGTTCAATCCTGGAAACGATCCTTAATAAGGATACAGCAAAAAACATATGAGATTCTATGAAGCAAAAATATCAAGGAACAACTCGAGTCAAGCGTGCACAGCTGCAAGCATTTCGAAAGGAATTTGAAGCTCTTCACATGAAAGCAGGAGAATCTGTAAATGAGTATTTTGCTCGTACACTTGCAATAGCAAACAAGATGAAAGCAAATGGTGAGAACAAAGGAGATGTTGCTGTCATTGAAAAGATTTTGAGATCTATGACTCCCAAATTTGATTATGTGGTTTGTTCTATTGAGGAGTCTAAAGATATAGACACTTTGACCATTGACGAATTGCAAAGTAGCTTACTTGTACATGAACAACGTATGAGTACTCACATCGAAGAAGAACATGCTTTGAAGGTCACCCATGGAGATCAGTCAAGAGGAAGTGGTCGAGGTCGTGCAAGTGTTAGAGGCAGAGGACGAGGACGAGAAAGAGGTAGACAAAACTTTAACAAAGCCACAGTGGAATGCTACTATTGTCATAAACTTGGGCATTTTCAATGGGAATGTCCAAGTAAGGAGAATGAGGCAAATTATGTAGAGACACAAGAAGAAATGTTGTTGATGGCGTGCATGGATAGAAACAAAGACAACAAAGAAGATGTGTGGTACCTTGATTCAGGATGTAGCAATCATATGTGTGGAATGAAGGAATATTTCTCAGATCTAAATGAGAGTTTCAGAGATTCGGTGATGCTAGGCAACAACACAAGCTTAGCTGTAATGGGAAAGGGCAACGTGAGGCTACAAGTGAATGGAACAACACAGATTATTACAGAAGTGTTTTATGTACCGGAATTGAAAAACAACTTGTTGAGCATAGGACAATTGCAAGAAAAGGGGCTTTCTATTATGTTTCAACATGGAAGGTGCAAAGTGTTTCATCATGAGAGAGGATTGATCATGGACACGAAGATGTCTGAAAAACGAATGTTCATACTACAAGCAATATCTCAGCCTTTATCATCTGTTTGTTTTCACTCAATTATTGAGGATAAGGTACAACTTTGGCATTGCAGATATGGGCACTTGGGTTTCGCTGGTTTAAAAACTcttcaacaaaagaaaatggtGAATGGTCTACCTCAACTAAAGTCTCCTTCAAGGCTGTGCAAGGACTGTTTAGTAGGAAAACAACAAAGAGGTTCGTTTCCAAAGCAAAGCACCTGGAGAGCATCACAAATTCTTCAATTAATACATGCTGATATTTGCGGACCGA
This sequence is a window from Mangifera indica cultivar Alphonso chromosome 20, CATAS_Mindica_2.1, whole genome shotgun sequence. Protein-coding genes within it:
- the LOC123204361 gene encoding ankyrin repeat-containing protein BDA1-like, encoding MEILNLMPSFAWKRDHLGRSPLHLALEGKHLQKGLNPCDPDLELKYQKIVSWLIKHDSELVRVKAKGMVTPLHYAAQLDDESSLAEFLHVCPSSIKDLTVKSETAVHVAIKNASLNAFKVLLGWFRYFNKEEMLYSKDEDGNNALHTAVSANQPEVVKLLIGCMKVNIENSNGLTALDMFYERQAQGLVDAAVGDILLTAKAKTASELHPPLRGSEKTSKFKKFSDALSCSDIILRKLWLLHLSVNEVPLKVRNILLVVAILTATATYQAALTPPGGYWPDDGKLQPAANNTGISNTTTAAISNTNTTTAISNTTTTAISNTTTTIFSTEPSEQHHAGNMILGSTQQLVFVICNSLAFFTSVCLISILVTGLPFCRIILTLISLMALSYYTSILETFYFTDSVTVRISFIIFMLVSVLTANYIPNFLDKLNAYKDPTA